A region from the Cellvibrio sp. PSBB006 genome encodes:
- a CDS encoding electron transfer flavoprotein subunit beta/FixA family protein, which produces MKILVAIKRVVDHSVRVRPNSQATAMDIAGARMAINPFCEIALEEAVRLKEQGVADEIVVVSIGPEQAQEQLRAALALGADRAILVKATADLQPLAVAHCLQKLVEREQPRLIILGKQSIDGDNNQTGQMLAALCGYAQGTFASRLVIEGDKAEGGKARVTREVDGGLQTLLLRLPAVVTTDLRLNQPRYPSLPNIMKARQKPLAITTPDDLGVNITPRVRTLKLELPPPRQAGIQVKDVEALVARLQEAQLI; this is translated from the coding sequence GATGGATATCGCCGGTGCCAGGATGGCGATAAATCCCTTTTGTGAAATTGCGCTTGAAGAAGCGGTGCGTCTCAAAGAGCAGGGTGTTGCCGATGAAATCGTGGTGGTTTCCATCGGCCCGGAACAGGCACAGGAACAATTGCGAGCAGCACTGGCTTTAGGGGCAGATCGAGCCATTCTGGTTAAGGCTACAGCAGATCTTCAACCCTTGGCGGTAGCACATTGTTTGCAAAAATTGGTTGAACGCGAGCAGCCGCGCCTGATCATCCTGGGCAAGCAATCTATCGACGGCGACAACAACCAGACCGGCCAGATGTTGGCGGCATTATGCGGTTATGCACAAGGCACCTTTGCCTCACGCCTGGTGATTGAAGGTGACAAGGCCGAAGGTGGTAAAGCCAGAGTGACACGCGAGGTCGACGGGGGCTTGCAAACCTTGTTACTTCGCCTTCCGGCCGTGGTTACGACGGATTTACGTCTCAACCAGCCCCGTTATCCCAGCTTGCCCAATATTATGAAAGCGCGCCAGAAACCCCTGGCCATCACCACCCCGGACGACCTGGGTGTAAATATCACACCCCGAGTGCGCACCCTCAAACTCGAACTACCGCCGCCCCGGCAGGCAGGCATACAGGTAAAAGATGTAGAGGCGTTGGTGGCCAGGTTGCAGGAGGCGCAGTTAATTTAA
- a CDS encoding electron transfer flavoprotein subunit alpha/FixB family protein, which produces MDAFKLLVIADHDNHSIHPATFKVIGAAEQWRRFGDLHIDILLAGYRCDALAQSLAQAAGVDKVLVADDPGCEHQLAESITPIVVALAPAYTHILVAASTSGKNLLPRVAALLDVQPISEVMAILAPDTFVRPVYAGSALETLASDDSLKLLTVRTSAFAASERIGGHAVIEQLPPPPSNELSELVDQQLVVSERPELTSARVVVAGGRGLQSGENFNLLYQLADKLHAAVGASRAAVDAGFVANDMQVGQTGKIVAPELYIAVGISGAVQHLAGMKDSRVIVAINSDADAPIFQVADYGLVGDLFEVLPALIDKL; this is translated from the coding sequence ATGGACGCTTTCAAACTATTGGTCATTGCCGACCACGATAACCACAGTATTCATCCCGCAACCTTCAAGGTAATAGGCGCAGCAGAGCAGTGGCGCCGCTTTGGCGACCTGCATATCGATATTCTCTTGGCCGGTTATCGTTGTGACGCCCTGGCCCAATCGCTCGCACAGGCAGCCGGTGTCGATAAAGTCCTGGTGGCCGATGATCCCGGCTGTGAACATCAATTGGCTGAAAGTATCACGCCAATTGTGGTTGCGCTGGCTCCGGCCTACACACACATTCTGGTGGCCGCGTCGACCTCGGGCAAAAACCTGTTGCCGCGCGTTGCGGCGCTGCTGGATGTGCAACCTATCAGTGAGGTCATGGCGATTCTTGCACCGGATACCTTTGTTCGGCCGGTGTACGCTGGCAGTGCATTGGAGACTCTTGCCAGTGATGATTCGCTCAAACTGCTGACGGTTCGCACCAGCGCGTTTGCGGCATCGGAAAGAATCGGCGGTCATGCTGTTATTGAGCAATTACCGCCGCCGCCATCCAATGAGCTCAGTGAGTTGGTTGATCAACAATTGGTGGTCAGTGAGCGACCCGAATTGACATCGGCACGGGTAGTGGTTGCTGGTGGTCGAGGTCTTCAATCCGGGGAAAATTTTAACCTGTTGTATCAATTGGCCGATAAACTTCACGCCGCTGTGGGTGCGTCCCGCGCTGCCGTGGACGCCGGCTTTGTGGCCAACGATATGCAAGTGGGGCAGACCGGAAAGATAGTGGCTCCGGAGCTTTATATAGCTGTGGGTATTTCGGGTGCAGTGCAGCACCTGGCGGGCATGAAAGACTCCAGGGTCATCGTCGCTATCAATAGTGATGCGGATGCACCGATTTTTCAGGTGGCAGATTACGGATTGGTAGGGGATTTGTTCGAGGTGTTGCCGGCATTAATCGACAAGTTGTAA
- a CDS encoding transposase, whose product MTKQTRKKYTPEYKLEAIALVRDQGFSIGEAAAHLDINHNMLRRWLKEHEAQPFSDYQGKAGMTPEQKRIRELEKQVRELQLDNDILKKASSYFAKHMR is encoded by the coding sequence ATGACCAAGCAAACACGAAAGAAATATACGCCTGAATACAAACTTGAAGCCATCGCCCTGGTTCGCGATCAAGGCTTCAGTATAGGTGAGGCAGCGGCCCATCTGGATATCAATCACAATATGCTACGCCGCTGGCTAAAAGAGCATGAAGCTCAGCCTTTTAGTGATTACCAGGGAAAAGCCGGGATGACCCCCGAGCAAAAACGTATCCGTGAACTTGAAAAACAAGTGCGCGAGCTACAGTTGGATAATGATATTTTAAAAAAAGCCAGCAGCTACTTCGCGAAGCATATGCGGTGA